From one Halothece sp. PCC 7418 genomic stretch:
- a CDS encoding hemolysin family protein — MFILLPYSTYFLAASEPQPLLGQAWLDLIVIALMFVLSGAFSGSETAITAFDNLKLRGLIREQGDPKGTFRLVLENRTRFIITLLLGNNLVNNFAAVLTSNLFAIWLGNAGLGIATAVVTILVLIFAEITPKSLAINNVLSIFKLVVRPIYLLSRLLSFLGIIYLFETIAQYTVQFFQKLLGQNDQQGESLTDLQLMIELLGGKGKLDIYKHQLLNKALMLDQLRAKDVVKPRIAMRTISHQGTLEELVNLCLDTGYSRIPVQGESKDEIVGIVHLKQALRLLHNLSEESRSQALVTEIMSPPVYIPETKQVASILKEMLQQRLHIAIVVDEYGGTVGLVTLEDILEELVGEIYDESDFPRYRQQKNNKSNSSQPRRRRSQEG; from the coding sequence GTGTTTATTCTTCTTCCTTATTCAACTTATTTTCTAGCTGCATCAGAACCACAACCGCTTTTAGGTCAAGCCTGGCTCGATTTAATTGTCATTGCTTTGATGTTTGTTTTGTCAGGAGCTTTTTCAGGTTCAGAAACAGCAATTACTGCTTTTGATAACTTAAAACTGCGCGGTTTAATTCGAGAACAAGGTGATCCTAAAGGAACATTTCGGTTAGTCCTAGAAAATCGCACGCGCTTTATTATCACCCTTCTCCTTGGTAATAATCTGGTTAATAATTTCGCTGCGGTCTTAACCAGTAATTTATTTGCAATCTGGCTCGGAAATGCGGGACTGGGAATTGCGACAGCAGTGGTGACAATTTTAGTTTTAATCTTTGCTGAAATCACACCAAAATCTCTTGCAATTAATAATGTCCTTTCCATTTTTAAGCTAGTTGTTCGCCCCATTTACTTATTATCAAGACTGCTTTCTTTTTTGGGGATAATTTACTTATTTGAAACCATCGCTCAATATACCGTCCAATTTTTTCAAAAACTCCTCGGACAAAATGACCAACAAGGAGAATCTCTCACTGATTTACAGTTAATGATTGAGTTATTAGGAGGGAAAGGGAAACTAGATATTTACAAACATCAGTTATTAAATAAAGCCCTAATGTTGGATCAGCTACGGGCGAAAGATGTGGTGAAACCGCGTATCGCAATGCGAACTATTTCTCATCAAGGAACATTAGAAGAATTAGTCAATCTTTGTTTAGATACTGGCTACTCACGGATTCCAGTCCAAGGAGAATCAAAAGATGAAATTGTGGGAATTGTCCATTTAAAGCAGGCGTTACGTTTACTCCATAATCTCTCCGAAGAGTCCCGTAGCCAAGCCTTGGTCACGGAAATTATGTCGCCCCCTGTCTATATTCCAGAAACAAAGCAAGTCGCTAGTATCCTCAAAGAAATGTTACAGCAACGGCTGCATATCGCCATTGTGGTGGATGAATATGGCGGGACGGTCGGGTTAGTGACTCTAGAAGATATTCTCGAAGAATTGGTGGGAGAGATTTATGACGAAAGTGATTTTCCCCGCTATCGCCAACAGAAAAATAACAAATCAAATTCCTCGCAACCCCGTCGTCGGCGGTCTCAGGAGGGATAA
- a CDS encoding FAD-dependent oxidoreductase — MLRRLLPVFSLVFTVINCPTPTLASPPPEETVSCDLLVAGGGLAGAATAYEGLLGGKTVCITELTDWLGGQISSQGTSALDERATQRSLLYFPKGYLELRNRIEEYYGELNPGECWVSESCFIPADAHKILKEQLLAAEKEGEGTLKWFPSTVIKDVTRNPQGNLIETVTAIQHEPTESGSPLNTYPLSETIADWYDYEDSERFEKTVIQFVPKDETWYVIDATETGELIGLTDVPYRLGIDPRSYQEPTSASETGDPYCTQGFTYTFAMEKTETPQFHEEPPFYEQYEPYYSYELERLASFDLVFTYRRIWSPKTGEEDKFGGIAFTKPTVGDIAMQNWTWGNDYRPGTAKDNLIYTREQLQANGQLSADGWEGGLRVETLANGEENAWGFFYWLVAGTTDSQLGEGVKQPHPNYQFLSGLDSPMGTVHGLSKYPYMREGRRIIGRSGYGYPDGFTVWEVDISQKDYTDEYYQEVLSPEEYQDLQQEVAGRETFAVLLGEETGKNRARSRIYPDSVGIAHYAIDFHPCMTEHPPEKPGNTEREGERRGAGLPYPFQIPLRALIPQEIDNFLVAGKSIATSHIAAAAYRVHSFEWSVGAAAGTTAIFALENNLFPYELVDEQLIKEKQLQDLRQQLEANGNPTAFPRTSIFNNDWEDWR, encoded by the coding sequence ATGCTACGCCGTCTCCTCCCAGTTTTCTCCCTTGTTTTCACAGTTATCAATTGTCCTACTCCGACTCTTGCTTCTCCTCCCCCAGAAGAAACAGTGAGTTGTGATTTACTGGTTGCTGGTGGAGGCTTAGCAGGTGCAGCAACAGCTTATGAAGGATTATTAGGCGGAAAAACAGTCTGCATTACAGAGTTAACCGACTGGTTAGGGGGACAAATTTCTTCACAGGGAACTTCCGCACTGGATGAACGGGCGACGCAACGCAGCTTGTTATATTTTCCAAAAGGATATCTTGAATTGAGAAACCGCATTGAAGAGTATTATGGCGAATTAAACCCTGGAGAGTGTTGGGTGAGTGAATCTTGTTTTATTCCCGCAGATGCTCACAAAATCTTAAAAGAACAACTCCTTGCTGCGGAAAAAGAAGGAGAGGGAACATTAAAATGGTTTCCTTCGACCGTGATTAAAGATGTCACTCGAAATCCTCAGGGAAATCTTATTGAAACAGTGACAGCCATTCAACACGAGCCGACTGAGAGTGGATCTCCGCTTAATACTTATCCTCTCTCGGAAACGATCGCGGACTGGTATGATTACGAAGATTCGGAACGGTTTGAAAAAACAGTTATTCAGTTTGTTCCGAAAGATGAGACTTGGTATGTTATCGACGCAACGGAAACCGGTGAACTGATTGGTTTAACTGATGTTCCCTATCGCTTAGGGATTGATCCCCGTTCCTACCAAGAACCGACTTCTGCAAGTGAAACGGGCGACCCCTATTGTACGCAAGGGTTTACTTATACTTTTGCGATGGAGAAAACAGAAACTCCGCAATTTCATGAAGAACCGCCATTTTATGAACAGTATGAACCGTATTACAGTTATGAATTAGAACGTCTCGCCAGTTTTGATTTAGTGTTCACTTATCGTCGGATCTGGAGTCCGAAAACAGGAGAAGAAGATAAGTTTGGCGGGATTGCTTTTACGAAACCGACCGTGGGCGATATTGCCATGCAAAATTGGACGTGGGGGAATGATTATCGTCCAGGAACGGCTAAGGATAATTTAATCTATACGCGAGAACAATTACAAGCCAATGGACAGTTATCTGCTGATGGCTGGGAAGGAGGACTGCGCGTGGAAACCTTAGCCAACGGAGAAGAAAACGCTTGGGGCTTTTTCTATTGGCTAGTCGCAGGAACAACGGATTCGCAACTAGGAGAAGGGGTAAAACAACCGCATCCCAATTATCAGTTTTTAAGTGGGTTAGATTCTCCGATGGGAACCGTCCATGGTTTGTCTAAATATCCTTATATGCGGGAAGGACGGCGGATTATTGGGCGGTCTGGATATGGTTATCCTGATGGCTTTACCGTGTGGGAGGTGGATATTTCTCAAAAAGATTATACGGATGAGTATTATCAGGAAGTTTTATCGCCAGAAGAATATCAGGATTTACAGCAAGAAGTTGCGGGACGAGAGACGTTTGCGGTGTTGTTGGGAGAGGAAACAGGGAAAAACAGAGCGCGATCGCGCATCTATCCTGATTCTGTTGGCATTGCTCACTATGCCATTGATTTTCACCCCTGCATGACGGAACATCCGCCAGAAAAACCAGGGAATACCGAACGAGAAGGAGAACGACGAGGCGCAGGACTCCCTTATCCCTTCCAAATCCCTCTCAGGGCGTTAATTCCCCAAGAAATTGATAATTTTTTGGTTGCGGGTAAAAGTATTGCCACTAGCCATATTGCTGCTGCTGCGTATCGGGTGCATTCCTTTGAATGGTCAGTGGGGGCTGCTGCGGGAACAACAGCAATCTTTGCTTTAGAAAATAATCTCTTTCCTTACGAATTAGTGGATGAACAACTGATTAAAGAAAAACAGTTACAAGACTTACGCCAACAGCTAGAAGCCAACGGTAATCCCACTGCATTTCCGAGAACATCCATCTTTAATAATGATTGGGAAGATTGGCGTTAA